In a genomic window of Mucilaginibacter sp. KACC 22063:
- a CDS encoding tetratricopeptide repeat-containing sensor histidine kinase, which translates to MIRAPYYIILLLLCFLFNFCLAQKAPTIGELKIQLVQRKDDTLKVGLLVAAGRFYLTKPGELKQDMDSALFYNEQARKLSLKLNYNAGLSKSLILRSQIYREMGKKPEALALTKTALQFAIDHHLLKETADAWLALGDFLGIESADLAERIKYTEKAIPLYAKGNYKKEEADALKNLGDYYHLQADNAKALKLVEQSLAIYQSIHFKELQGAYDLLGYLHARTGNDVLALKYGLMAVRTAEQVRDTSMQLCTIYNRLAITYNNLKKTNEAYYYYQKALEVALRYQQEDAIQQIKFNQIILLLGTHKAQKSLQELIAVTHKYPPNTNTRLKITALSLFAKIYMEMHQLPEAKRYVDSLLFYYKDFGTEFGYAPFVNEPIIRYYFLSGQYQNAYPYLKTNDSLARIRHSLTTIATNELYWMRIDSATGKAVSALGHFQKYKYASDSIKDLDLKKQLSILQFQFDIDKKNRDIIVLQQNGQLQQNRIRNETILRNAVIGGLILLMIFSGLIYNRYSLKNKSNKLLTVKQAEINRQNNQLLKLVEEKEWLVKEIHHRVKNNLQIVISLLNTQSAYLDNEDALDAIKNSQHRMQTMSLIHQKLYQSDNLSTIDMAVYIRELVEYLSDSFGKSRNIKIDFEVSPIRLDVSQAVPLGLIMNEAISNSIKYAFKDVQSGRIDVLLQPAPEGSYLMCIADNGTGLPQDFDPYNTSSLGMSLMLGLTQQLDGELNLENNNGLKVCVTFKALEFNKLGTEIS; encoded by the coding sequence ATGATACGAGCGCCCTATTACATTATCCTGTTATTGCTATGCTTTTTGTTTAACTTTTGCCTTGCACAAAAAGCACCCACTATAGGTGAATTAAAAATCCAATTAGTCCAACGCAAAGACGATACCCTGAAAGTGGGCCTGCTTGTTGCCGCCGGAAGGTTTTACCTCACTAAACCCGGCGAGTTAAAACAGGATATGGATAGTGCGTTGTTCTATAACGAACAGGCCAGAAAGTTAAGTTTAAAATTGAACTATAACGCTGGCTTAAGCAAAAGCCTGATTCTGAGAAGCCAGATATATCGAGAGATGGGCAAAAAACCCGAAGCATTAGCACTGACTAAAACCGCACTGCAGTTTGCCATTGATCATCATTTACTGAAAGAAACCGCTGATGCATGGCTGGCCCTGGGCGATTTTTTAGGAATTGAGAGTGCTGACCTGGCCGAGCGGATAAAGTATACAGAAAAAGCAATCCCGCTTTATGCCAAAGGGAATTATAAAAAAGAAGAAGCAGATGCCCTAAAGAACCTGGGCGACTACTATCACTTGCAGGCAGATAATGCCAAAGCTTTAAAGTTAGTAGAACAATCATTGGCTATTTATCAATCCATTCATTTTAAAGAACTGCAAGGGGCGTATGATTTACTGGGATACTTACATGCCCGTACAGGTAATGATGTATTGGCTTTAAAGTATGGCTTAATGGCTGTAAGAACTGCCGAACAGGTGCGCGACACCAGTATGCAGTTATGTACGATCTATAATCGTTTAGCTATTACTTACAATAACTTAAAAAAGACAAACGAAGCTTATTATTATTACCAGAAAGCATTAGAAGTAGCACTGCGTTATCAGCAGGAAGATGCCATTCAGCAGATCAAGTTTAATCAGATCATTTTGTTACTCGGTACGCATAAAGCTCAAAAATCGCTGCAGGAACTTATTGCCGTTACCCACAAATATCCGCCAAATACCAACACCAGGCTTAAAATAACTGCTCTTTCTTTATTTGCCAAGATATACATGGAAATGCATCAGTTGCCTGAAGCCAAAAGGTATGTTGATTCATTGCTATTTTACTATAAAGATTTTGGTACCGAGTTTGGCTATGCGCCTTTTGTGAACGAGCCTATTATCAGGTATTATTTTTTAAGCGGCCAATATCAAAATGCATATCCATATTTAAAAACAAACGATAGCCTGGCCCGGATAAGGCATAGCCTGACCACTATTGCAACAAATGAATTATACTGGATGAGAATTGATTCTGCTACCGGAAAAGCGGTATCCGCACTGGGGCATTTTCAAAAGTACAAATATGCAAGCGATTCAATTAAAGACCTGGATCTGAAAAAGCAGCTTTCTATTTTGCAGTTCCAGTTTGATATCGACAAAAAGAACCGCGACATCATCGTACTTCAACAGAATGGGCAGCTGCAGCAAAACCGTATCCGCAATGAAACTATTCTAAGAAATGCCGTTATAGGGGGGCTAATCCTGCTAATGATCTTTTCGGGCCTTATTTATAATCGCTACAGCCTTAAGAACAAGAGCAATAAATTACTCACCGTAAAGCAGGCTGAAATAAACAGGCAGAATAATCAGCTGCTAAAACTGGTAGAAGAAAAAGAGTGGCTGGTTAAAGAGATCCATCATCGGGTTAAGAACAACCTGCAGATTGTGATCAGCCTTCTGAACACACAGTCGGCTTACCTGGATAACGAAGACGCACTGGATGCCATCAAAAACAGCCAGCACCGTATGCAAACCATGTCGCTCATCCATCAGAAACTGTATCAGTCTGACAATCTGTCGACCATTGATATGGCCGTTTACATCAGGGAACTGGTTGAATATCTGAGCGACAGCTTTGGTAAAAGCCGAAACATAAAGATAGACTTTGAAGTAAGCCCCATCAGGCTGGATGTTTCGCAAGCCGTACCACTGGGCCTGATTATGAATGAAGCGATTAGCAACAGCATTAAATATGCTTTTAAAGATGTGCAAAGCGGCCGGATTGATGTTTTGCTTCAACCTGCACCAGAGGGCAGCTACCTGATGTGTATAGCTGATAACGGAACTGGTTTGCCACAAGATTTTGATCCTTATAATACAAGTTCGCTCGGGATGAGCCTGATGCTGGGACTTACCCAGCAACTTGACGGGGAGCTTAACCTGGAAAACAATAACGGGCTTAAAGTTTGTGTAACGTTTAAAGCCCTTGAATTTAATAAATTAGGGACGGAAATATCCTGA
- a CDS encoding YoaK family protein: MENQKSIWMVTLILSMVAGYCDTVTFVSAGSIFSAHVTGNFIVFAYQFVKNADTHAWIKLLTFPVFIISVITGGIIASRTVNRYKVLLTEGIILLFSGLISEIFLHTSALVWQTYLVVMLVVFAMGLQNAFGKLYAKETYGPTTMMTGNVTQASLEFGSWISSGFKDVLSLESLKKQCITISGFLIGCITGALLAGHFGLSVIMLPGAGMIICYFSTERNTSAALT; this comes from the coding sequence ATGGAAAATCAAAAAAGCATTTGGATGGTCACCTTGATTTTATCAATGGTGGCAGGGTATTGCGACACCGTAACCTTTGTATCGGCAGGTTCTATATTTTCTGCTCATGTAACAGGCAACTTTATTGTTTTTGCATACCAGTTTGTAAAAAATGCAGATACACATGCATGGATTAAACTACTTACATTTCCGGTATTTATTATTTCTGTAATTACAGGCGGGATAATTGCAAGCCGCACTGTAAACCGGTACAAGGTGTTACTTACAGAGGGGATCATCCTGCTTTTCAGCGGCCTTATTTCAGAAATATTTTTGCATACATCAGCGCTGGTATGGCAAACTTATCTGGTAGTAATGCTGGTTGTTTTTGCAATGGGGTTGCAAAATGCTTTTGGTAAGCTTTATGCAAAAGAAACCTACGGACCTACAACCATGATGACGGGTAACGTTACACAGGCCTCGCTCGAATTTGGAAGCTGGATAAGCTCTGGCTTTAAAGATGTCCTTTCTTTAGAAAGCCTTAAAAAGCAATGTATCACTATAAGCGGCTTTTTAATAGGGTGTATCACAGGCGCACTGCTGGCCGGACACTTTGGACTAAGCGTTATTATGCTGCCCGGTGCCGGAATGATTATTTGTTACTTCAGTACAGAACGGAACACATCCGCTGCTTTAACTTAA
- a CDS encoding Dps family protein: MQPNIGISAENLTQVAHALNKILADEFLLYTKTRNAHWNVEGPDFHSKHLFFESQYQQLDEIMDSVAERIRSLGHYSPATLKGFLALTHLSETLHNGNDSIGFITELLNDHESLIIHLRENINVFANDYKDAGTSDYITGLMETHEKMAWMLRSHLR, encoded by the coding sequence ATGCAACCAAACATCGGTATCTCAGCAGAAAATCTTACCCAGGTAGCTCATGCCCTTAACAAGATTTTAGCAGACGAATTTCTACTTTACACCAAAACCCGGAATGCGCACTGGAACGTTGAAGGCCCCGACTTTCACAGCAAGCATTTGTTTTTTGAAAGCCAGTACCAGCAACTTGATGAGATCATGGACAGCGTGGCCGAGCGGATCAGATCACTTGGTCATTACTCGCCGGCTACCTTAAAAGGCTTTTTAGCATTAACGCATCTATCAGAAACGCTGCACAATGGCAATGACAGCATTGGTTTTATCACCGAGTTATTGAACGATCACGAAAGCCTGATTATTCACCTGCGCGAAAACATCAATGTGTTTGCTAACGATTATAAAGATGCAGGCACCAGCGATTACATTACAGGCCTTATGGAAACCCATGAGAAAATGGCCTGGATGCTGAGGTCGCATTTACGATAA
- a CDS encoding M17 family peptidase N-terminal domain-containing protein, producing the protein MKNSTSSSFKRLNMSTKVLFTAIVLLFTLTLNLQAQNATTSLPKAGTTALLGKADGIAIEGKVQSPAGQATPLQIVCIFEYEEGDLTSPSALPAAINGLLHVDEALKGLITDLRKNGKFLGHRLETMLITPPKGSMPAQKLLLIGLGNRKDFTPDVMTDIGRVGMREALRLGVSSYSHASDLKDGGIDSPTGTVAVNVVKGALDAYETEQYLIRKKVTGHRPLTKLTLLAGQAFFAPSGDAIKAYLSTRN; encoded by the coding sequence ATGAAAAATTCAACATCCAGCTCTTTTAAAAGGCTTAACATGTCAACTAAAGTGCTGTTCACCGCAATTGTATTATTGTTTACCTTGACGTTAAACCTGCAGGCTCAAAACGCAACCACATCATTACCAAAAGCAGGAACAACAGCATTATTAGGCAAGGCAGATGGCATTGCTATCGAGGGCAAGGTTCAAAGTCCGGCAGGACAGGCTACCCCCTTACAGATCGTCTGCATATTTGAATATGAAGAAGGCGACTTAACCAGTCCGAGTGCACTGCCTGCTGCCATTAACGGGTTACTACATGTAGACGAAGCCCTGAAAGGGTTAATTACCGACCTGCGTAAAAACGGCAAATTTTTAGGCCACAGGCTCGAAACGATGCTGATCACCCCTCCAAAAGGCAGTATGCCTGCTCAAAAATTATTACTGATTGGTTTGGGCAACCGTAAAGATTTTACGCCCGACGTGATGACGGATATAGGCAGGGTCGGTATGCGCGAAGCATTGCGTTTAGGTGTTAGCAGCTATTCGCATGCAAGTGACCTGAAAGATGGCGGCATTGATTCGCCTACAGGTACGGTTGCTGTTAACGTAGTAAAAGGCGCATTAGATGCTTATGAAACCGAACAGTATCTGATCCGTAAAAAGGTTACCGGGCATAGGCCGCTTACAAAGTTAACGCTACTGGCAGGTCAGGCATTTTTTGCGCCATCCGGTGATGCTATTAAGGCTTACTTGTCAACCCGAAATTAA
- a CDS encoding sigma-54 interaction domain-containing protein, with protein MNNSSEQSLSRIFKDSSINTSAARSAGTLDHHILLTDLLKVIFNRIHPLYLVDCGAVLIYDQQLTVIKEAFISTFSNENEEVSIYTTAQPSELTAVQKIIAEFSYPVIKSSKEWIAEESTNHTLVNNASHYHYHCYIPLEIDNKVVGTLELHNENRELNPESLTFCSNIADFLAELIRQVRSQAAISIRASSAGIVNAKNSGHTINNNDADQLQKLKEQISQVNQSTTLESFIDQSAKLFPSAFGKLKFQLDEIRALSLKIDNNNLHTPEEIALSSDYPEIVGAGKAMAKVFSLLDRVADTDATVLILGETGTGKELIAKAIHRRSSRKEQPMIMINCAAIPANLIESELFGHEKGAFTGATDKRIGKFELAEGGTLFLDEIGEMPLDLQVKLLRALQEKEIERVGGKTVIKTNVRVISATNRDLLEEVEKGRFRRDLYFRLNVFPVTLPALRDRIEDIPLLAMHFLNKYAGKKGKQLTGFSKGAIKQMREYNWPGNIREMEHLIERQVLLNTKSMITDLLITIKEKTKINSDGLAVKIKTIDENERDHIFEVLQLCKGRISGANGAAKLLGVPATTLNSKIKRLGLNKKHF; from the coding sequence ATGAACAATTCATCCGAACAATCATTATCCAGGATATTTAAGGATTCGTCTATCAATACATCTGCTGCCCGGTCAGCGGGTACGCTTGACCATCATATTCTGTTAACAGATCTGCTTAAAGTTATTTTTAACAGAATACATCCTTTGTATTTAGTTGATTGTGGAGCTGTGCTTATTTATGATCAGCAACTAACGGTTATTAAAGAAGCTTTTATCTCCACGTTTTCAAACGAAAACGAAGAAGTAAGTATTTACACAACAGCGCAGCCATCAGAGCTAACTGCTGTGCAGAAGATTATTGCAGAGTTTTCATACCCTGTCATAAAATCAAGTAAAGAATGGATAGCAGAAGAAAGTACTAACCATACGCTGGTTAATAACGCAAGCCATTATCATTACCATTGCTATATACCTTTAGAAATAGATAACAAGGTAGTAGGCACGCTTGAACTGCATAACGAAAACCGTGAACTTAATCCCGAGTCATTAACTTTTTGCAGCAATATTGCCGATTTTCTGGCAGAGCTTATCCGGCAGGTAAGATCGCAGGCAGCCATAAGCATCAGAGCCTCATCTGCCGGTATTGTTAACGCTAAAAATAGTGGCCATACCATAAATAATAACGATGCGGATCAACTGCAGAAACTTAAAGAACAGATCAGCCAGGTAAACCAGTCAACAACGCTGGAAAGTTTTATTGACCAGTCGGCTAAGTTATTCCCATCGGCTTTCGGTAAGCTTAAATTCCAGCTGGATGAGATCAGAGCATTAAGCCTGAAGATTGATAATAATAATTTACACACGCCTGAGGAAATTGCTTTATCAAGTGATTATCCGGAAATAGTTGGTGCAGGCAAAGCGATGGCCAAAGTGTTTTCGCTGTTGGACAGGGTGGCTGATACAGATGCTACGGTGTTAATATTGGGGGAAACAGGGACAGGGAAAGAGTTAATTGCCAAGGCAATTCATCGGCGCTCGTCCAGGAAAGAGCAGCCTATGATCATGATCAACTGTGCCGCCATACCGGCTAATTTGATAGAGAGCGAATTGTTCGGGCACGAAAAAGGCGCATTTACCGGGGCCACTGATAAGCGTATCGGAAAGTTTGAGCTGGCAGAAGGAGGTACTCTGTTTCTTGATGAAATTGGTGAAATGCCGCTTGATTTGCAGGTAAAGCTATTACGTGCCCTACAGGAAAAGGAAATTGAACGCGTAGGTGGTAAAACAGTTATAAAGACAAATGTAAGAGTGATCTCGGCTACTAACAGGGATTTGCTGGAAGAAGTAGAAAAGGGTCGGTTTCGAAGAGACCTTTATTTCCGCTTAAATGTTTTTCCGGTGACTTTACCGGCATTACGAGACCGTATTGAAGATATACCATTGTTGGCTATGCACTTTTTAAATAAATATGCCGGCAAAAAAGGCAAACAATTAACCGGATTTTCAAAGGGTGCCATTAAGCAAATGCGCGAATATAACTGGCCGGGAAACATCAGGGAAATGGAACACCTGATAGAGCGCCAGGTTTTGCTAAATACAAAGTCAATGATCACCGATTTGCTCATCACAATAAAAGAAAAGACCAAAATCAATAGTGACGGACTGGCCGTGAAGATAAAAACGATTGACGAAAATGAGCGCGACCATATATTTGAAGTGCTTCAGCTGTGTAAGGGAAGGATCTCGGGGGCAAACGGCGCTGCTAAACTTTTAGGCGTACCCGCAACTACGCTTAACTCAAAAATCAAGCGTTTGGGATTAAACAAAAAACACTTTTAA
- a CDS encoding alpha/beta hydrolase: protein MKTNFTIRMIAVAAAAILVSVINPLKSVAQTAPIKNIVIVHGAFADASGWEAVYKILVKDGYHVTLVQNPTSSLADDVAATNFALDRQDGPVVLVGHSWGGTVITQAGNSDKVKSLVYVAAFIPAVGESTLDLVQTVKDQPKGILPPDAKGNVYLGKSTFQETFANGQSKEKSDFMYDSQIPLTVKAFTDKVTDAAWKSKPVYAIKPSNDETIDMGLEDTMYKRANAKVTHVTGGHTLFMTQPKAVAAVIEAAANGK from the coding sequence ATGAAAACAAACTTTACAATCAGAATGATAGCCGTTGCAGCAGCGGCCATTTTAGTGTCGGTAATTAACCCTTTAAAAAGCGTAGCGCAAACAGCCCCTATCAAAAACATTGTAATAGTGCATGGCGCATTCGCCGATGCCTCTGGCTGGGAGGCCGTTTACAAAATCTTGGTAAAAGATGGCTACCATGTTACCCTGGTTCAAAATCCAACCAGCTCATTAGCTGATGATGTTGCCGCTACCAACTTTGCGCTCGATCGCCAGGATGGACCGGTAGTTTTGGTAGGCCACTCATGGGGTGGTACAGTAATAACACAAGCCGGTAACTCAGATAAAGTTAAAAGCCTTGTATATGTTGCGGCCTTTATTCCGGCGGTTGGCGAATCTACCCTTGATTTAGTACAAACGGTAAAAGACCAGCCAAAAGGTATTTTGCCACCTGATGCAAAGGGGAATGTGTACCTGGGTAAATCAACCTTTCAGGAAACCTTTGCTAATGGCCAGAGCAAAGAGAAATCAGACTTTATGTATGATTCGCAGATCCCTTTAACTGTAAAGGCATTTACTGATAAAGTAACCGACGCAGCCTGGAAAAGCAAGCCTGTTTATGCAATTAAACCATCAAATGATGAAACTATAGATATGGGCTTAGAAGATACCATGTATAAGCGCGCTAATGCTAAAGTAACGCATGTTACCGGCGGGCATACGCTTTTTATGACACAGCCCAAAGCAGTTGCCGCAGTAATTGAAGCAGCAGCTAACGGCAAGTAA
- a CDS encoding DUF2630 family protein, with protein sequence MEDNQILNHIKNLTAHEEKLWGKTDLTDEEVTKLHQIKLELDQCWDLLRQRRALRDAHENPNKAEARDIDTIENYKR encoded by the coding sequence ATGGAAGATAATCAGATTTTAAATCACATTAAGAACCTGACAGCACACGAAGAAAAACTTTGGGGGAAAACGGACCTTACTGATGAGGAGGTAACCAAACTGCACCAAATTAAGCTGGAACTTGATCAATGCTGGGACCTGTTAAGGCAAAGGCGGGCATTACGCGATGCGCACGAAAACCCAAACAAAGCTGAAGCAAGGGATATCGATACGATTGAAAATTATAAGCGATAA
- a CDS encoding alpha/beta fold hydrolase, with amino-acid sequence MENTLTDITGSDTLFVLVHGAWAAPFAWKQVQDILTEKSYQSITPQLPGHGSDNTAPGNLHMESYIAYVTEAIKQTGKKVILVGHSMAGMVVAGVAEQIPQLIDKLIFVAAYLPQNGQSAFAISAADTQSLLGASLIVSDDKLTFDVKLENALNIFCQDAPENVQKIVLENYKPEPAAPFSDTVSLSDANFGQVTKYYIETLQDNGIGNILQKQMMATSTLADSYDLNTGHCPMLSQPQQLSEILIEIALQEK; translated from the coding sequence ATGGAAAACACACTAACAGACATTACCGGAAGCGATACGCTTTTTGTACTGGTACACGGTGCCTGGGCGGCACCCTTTGCATGGAAGCAAGTACAAGACATCCTTACTGAAAAAAGCTATCAGTCAATTACCCCTCAGCTGCCGGGGCATGGCAGCGACAATACTGCTCCTGGAAATTTACACATGGAATCATACATAGCCTATGTAACCGAAGCTATAAAGCAAACCGGCAAAAAGGTGATCCTGGTTGGGCATAGCATGGCCGGCATGGTAGTAGCCGGAGTGGCAGAACAGATACCCCAGCTAATTGATAAGCTTATTTTTGTAGCTGCTTATCTACCGCAAAATGGGCAATCGGCTTTTGCTATATCAGCAGCAGATACCCAGTCACTATTGGGGGCTTCGTTAATTGTATCTGACGATAAGTTAACGTTTGACGTAAAACTGGAAAATGCACTGAACATCTTTTGCCAGGATGCGCCTGAAAATGTGCAAAAAATAGTTCTGGAAAATTACAAGCCCGAACCTGCAGCACCATTTTCTGACACAGTGAGCCTAAGCGATGCAAACTTTGGCCAGGTAACAAAATATTATATTGAAACCTTACAGGATAATGGGATAGGTAACATTCTGCAAAAGCAGATGATGGCAACATCAACCCTTGCAGACAGTTATGATTTAAACACAGGGCACTGCCCCATGCTTTCGCAGCCGCAACAGCTCAGCGAGATCCTGATTGAAATAGCATTACAAGAAAAGTAA
- a CDS encoding MaoC family dehydratase: protein METNNTFDPNNFLIVPARTFEQLEVGEIFRAPSRTLTDAHSAAFQTVSCDNHPVHYDEVWAKKHGHKAPVVHGLQVLAFTAPGATMFPHVIGEVFIAFTELTCKFLKEVNAGDTLYPALEIIALTPQGETGIVETAATVHNQRGELVLAGTHKYLLKTTPEA, encoded by the coding sequence ATGGAAACCAATAACACTTTTGATCCAAACAATTTCCTGATTGTTCCGGCCCGTACCTTTGAACAGCTGGAGGTGGGGGAAATTTTCAGGGCACCCAGCCGTACACTAACCGATGCACATTCGGCAGCATTTCAAACCGTATCCTGCGATAACCATCCGGTGCATTATGACGAGGTTTGGGCTAAAAAGCATGGCCACAAGGCACCCGTAGTGCATGGCCTGCAGGTACTTGCATTTACTGCTCCGGGCGCAACAATGTTCCCGCATGTGATAGGCGAGGTGTTTATTGCCTTTACAGAATTAACCTGCAAGTTTTTAAAAGAAGTTAACGCCGGAGATACGCTGTACCCTGCACTCGAGATTATTGCTTTAACCCCGCAGGGTGAGACAGGTATTGTAGAAACAGCCGCTACCGTACATAATCAGCGCGGCGAACTGGTGCTTGCCGGCACTCACAAATATTTATTAAAAACAACACCTGAAGCATAA
- a CDS encoding tetratricopeptide repeat-containing sensor histidine kinase, with product MIRAKWIRIVLLFLLIVFTTATTNAQEILKYTLNDLLKKVNSPVNTKEQVNTLVNIASFYYNNKISSPENADSALYYAQKAAKLSARLKDTALLVKANKELAAAQLRSGHTTDAIAMYNQSGGDLHIALGLVIGKYYLYRSGEQKEHLDSAESYFNSVKKLGIKRHDTFNVNEADYLLSDLLYERGEIVLSKTKFLQVAVRAQKQGDLYHAAESYSRWGDHVPFSDASEKLKYYSLAKAIYAKAGNKAAENNLLKAIGDIHLNTGQLDLSEKEEKQVLKWYKDNGYKNLQDTYFLLSVISRNKGNLNEALEYALTAVDLSEKTGSDISDAYFYNEVAQIYGDLFHEQESIKWYMKTVQLLHRHNSELLFFSLKKLSEYFIQRGDAKKIIDLLNSVDNRNTFTELDKQLVAAIKGNAYAHDKKYDAAERAYLEMIKWESLNSLHTYNTADAYLTIANFYLQQRKFVQADYYLKHILTLPPNTFPLSRLKDVYLNLARSDSAKKDFAAALQHYKKFRQLNDSIFNQAKSRQIQELLIRYDVGQKEKDNDILRKQTQLQKAQLQKVKLLSRITVTGIIVLLFILVLIYAYIRNKKRSENLLALQQKEITEKNISLENLISKQKRLIEDKEWLIKEIHHRVKNNLQVVMSLLNTQMQYVDNSQVISALTDSQTRLYSISLIHQKLLQTEQVAFVEVRPYIIELVKFLDDTFHFQDKINFKYEIEDFKLGIAQAIPLGLIINEAITNIIKYAFPAATSGEMSLCLKAIDDHLYELQIADNGIGLRADFDPEQSDTLGMVLMRGLSAQLDGNITITSPAGVRLKVRFPKLLEDVHKI from the coding sequence ATGATAAGAGCGAAATGGATCAGGATCGTATTGCTTTTTTTACTGATTGTTTTTACAACTGCCACTACCAACGCACAGGAAATATTAAAATATACCCTGAATGATTTGCTCAAAAAGGTCAACAGTCCCGTTAATACAAAAGAACAGGTTAATACGCTTGTTAACATAGCCAGCTTCTATTATAATAACAAAATTAGTAGCCCGGAAAACGCAGATAGCGCACTGTATTATGCGCAAAAGGCCGCAAAGCTTTCTGCCAGGTTAAAAGATACTGCTTTGCTGGTTAAGGCTAATAAAGAGCTGGCAGCAGCACAGTTGCGTAGCGGTCACACTACCGATGCAATTGCAATGTATAATCAAAGCGGCGGCGATTTGCATATAGCCTTAGGCCTGGTTATAGGTAAATATTATCTGTACCGTTCGGGCGAGCAAAAAGAACACCTGGATAGTGCAGAAAGCTACTTCAACTCAGTAAAAAAATTGGGCATTAAGCGGCATGACACATTTAATGTAAATGAAGCAGACTATTTATTAAGCGACCTCCTTTATGAAAGAGGAGAGATCGTGCTTTCGAAAACCAAATTTCTTCAGGTTGCAGTACGGGCCCAAAAACAGGGGGATCTTTATCATGCTGCTGAAAGCTACTCACGCTGGGGCGACCACGTCCCTTTTAGTGATGCCTCAGAAAAGTTAAAATATTATTCGCTCGCAAAAGCGATCTATGCCAAAGCAGGCAATAAGGCTGCCGAAAACAATCTTTTAAAAGCCATTGGCGATATCCATCTTAATACCGGCCAGCTCGATCTCAGCGAAAAGGAGGAAAAACAGGTACTGAAATGGTATAAGGATAACGGTTACAAAAATTTGCAGGATACCTACTTTCTGCTATCTGTAATTAGCCGTAACAAAGGTAATTTGAATGAGGCGCTGGAATATGCGCTCACAGCAGTTGACCTTTCTGAAAAGACAGGTTCGGATATAAGCGATGCTTATTTTTATAATGAAGTTGCACAGATATATGGCGACCTTTTTCATGAGCAGGAAAGCATTAAATGGTATATGAAAACTGTTCAGCTTTTACACAGGCATAATTCTGAACTGCTTTTCTTTTCGCTAAAAAAGCTTTCAGAGTATTTTATACAACGTGGCGATGCAAAGAAAATAATAGACTTGCTTAACAGTGTTGACAACAGGAACACTTTTACCGAACTTGACAAGCAGCTGGTAGCCGCTATAAAGGGTAATGCTTATGCCCATGATAAAAAATATGATGCTGCCGAAAGGGCGTATCTGGAAATGATAAAATGGGAATCGCTAAATAGTCTGCATACTTACAACACAGCAGATGCCTACCTTACCATTGCTAATTTTTACCTGCAGCAGCGTAAGTTTGTGCAGGCAGATTATTATTTAAAGCACATTCTGACACTGCCGCCAAATACCTTCCCGTTATCCCGGCTCAAAGATGTATACCTTAACCTGGCCCGGTCAGATTCGGCAAAAAAAGATTTTGCTGCCGCCCTACAGCATTATAAAAAATTCAGGCAGTTGAACGACTCGATCTTCAATCAGGCTAAAAGCCGGCAAATACAAGAACTGCTGATCAGGTATGATGTGGGGCAAAAGGAAAAGGATAATGATATTTTAAGGAAACAAACCCAACTGCAAAAAGCACAATTACAAAAAGTAAAGCTGCTTTCGCGCATCACGGTAACGGGCATCATCGTTCTTCTCTTTATACTGGTGCTGATCTATGCCTATATCCGGAATAAAAAAAGATCTGAAAATTTGCTCGCCCTGCAGCAAAAGGAAATTACAGAAAAAAATATTTCGCTCGAAAACCTCATCAGCAAACAAAAAAGGCTGATCGAAGATAAAGAATGGTTAATCAAAGAAATTCATCACCGGGTTAAGAATAACCTCCAGGTGGTGATGAGCCTGCTGAACACGCAGATGCAGTACGTTGATAACTCGCAGGTCATATCGGCACTTACCGATAGCCAAACCCGGCTGTATTCTATATCGCTTATTCATCAAAAACTGCTGCAGACAGAACAGGTAGCTTTTGTTGAGGTGCGGCCATATATTATTGAACTGGTAAAATTCCTGGATGACACATTTCATTTTCAGGACAAAATCAATTTTAAATACGAGATAGAAGATTTTAAACTGGGTATAGCGCAGGCCATTCCGCTGGGGCTGATTATTAACGAAGCCATTACAAACATTATTAAATATGCTTTCCCGGCGGCAACAAGTGGTGAAATGTCACTCTGTCTTAAAGCGATTGACGACCACCTGTATGAACTGCAGATAGCAGACAACGGTATTGGCTTACGGGCTGATTTTGACCCGGAACAAAGTGATACTTTGGGTATGGTGTTAATGCGTGGCTTAAGCGCACAATTGGACGGGAATATTACTATTACCAGTCCGGCAGGGGTTAGGCTTAAAGTGAGATTCCCTAAATTGCTGGAAGACGTGCATAAAATCTGA